The proteins below come from a single Triticum aestivum cultivar Chinese Spring chromosome 5D, IWGSC CS RefSeq v2.1, whole genome shotgun sequence genomic window:
- the LOC123121926 gene encoding uncharacterized protein, with amino-acid sequence MEQEEGRRKREAAVVVVLECVAGSSKAEEWGGGGAVVQEGDVVESVRVGLGSGAASLDAPFKGGRAGLHKALHKAFKRGDTSVEVRVRGGKDLQACILPHPGGASARKQYVLRSLHDPNYVLGFGDRLESDCLVLQGTRGTRVASALSRAQLQDGYVTYPWDKKMRDSLRTPNSSCFLSMLVLPKALDLNACRYESFEDTLARANTWLYSSQDSGIPIEFMNLQSEALLTKISGETASATVNSGSLSDMSNLVNATLYGFEDYHGVDIGVVKAARLWYSSTAGEMPLEIQLQEGDTRLGFAVSRTEEGFIYISSVVDDDEDSEAPSTRSGLRDLFNRAKVASKLLIISRVSNEKVLPWMISSSGAVRCFDTISLSQKLSLHRLALQPIQLHLLMWEKPVGVAAQSVVLSPKMPFPLSLPPQVPLSIIESPEHRVDAEEGFVLDSSFRLDDSPVSNWV; translated from the exons ATGGAGCAGGAGGAGGGGCGGAGgaagcgggaggcggcggtggtggtggtgctggagtGCGTGGCGGGGAGCTCCAAGGCGGAggagtggggcggcggcggcgccgtggtGCAGGAGGGCGACGTGGTGGAGTCGGTCCGGGTCGGGCTGGGCTCCGGCGCGGCCTCCCTGGACGCGCCCTTCAAGGGCGGCCGGGCCGGGCTCCACAAGGCGCTGCACAAGGCGTTCAAGCGCGGCGACACCTCCGTGGAGGTGCGCGTCCGCGGCGGCAAGGACCTGCAGGCCTGCATCCTGCCGCACCCCGGCGGCGCCAGCGCCCGCAAGCAGTACGTGCTCCGCTCCCTCCACGACCCCAACTACGTGCTCGGCTTCGGCGATCGCCTCGAGAGCGACTGCCTCGTCCTCCAAG GCACAAGAGGCACAAGAGTTGCATCGGCGCTGAGCCGGGCGCAGCTTCAGGACGGGTACGTCACGTATCCATGGGACAAGAAGATGCGCGACTCGCTGCGCACGCCCAACTCGAGCTGCTTCCTCTCGATGCTTGTCCTCCCCAAGGCGCTGGACCTCAACGCGTGCCGGTACGAGTCCTTCGAGGACACGTTGGCTCGTGCCAACACATGGCTCTACTCGTCGCAGGACTCGGGGATCCCCATCGAGTTCATGAATCTGCAGAGCGAAGCTCTTCTCACCAAG ATATCTGGGGAGACGGCGTCTGCGACTGTCAACTCCGGGTCGTTGTCCGACATGTCGAACCTCGTGAACGCGACGCTCTACGGTTTCGAGGATTACCACGGGGTGGACATCGGCgtcgtgaaggcggcccggctttggTACAGCTCCACGGCGGGAGAAATGCCGCTAGAGATCCAGCTTCAAGAAGGTGACACCAGGCTAGGATTCGCCGTGAGCCGTACTGAAGAG GGTTTCATCTACATATCTTCGgtggtcgacgacgacgaggacagcGAGGCGCCGTCGACGCGGTCCGGGCTCCGCGATCTGTTCAACCGGGCGAAAGTGGCATCCAAGCTGTTGATCATATCAAGGGTGTCCAACGAGAAGGTCCTCCCCTGGATGATCTCCAGCTCAGGCGCGGTCCGTTGCTTCGACACCATCTCCCTCAGCCAGAAGCTCTCCCTGCACCGCCTCGCGCTGCAGCCCATCCAGCTACACCTGCTCATGTGGGAGAAGCCCGTCGGTGTCGCGGCGCAGAGCGTCGTTCTTTCTCCGAAAATGCCCTTCCCGCTGTCGTTGCCTCCTCAGGTACCCCTAAGCATCATCGAGAGCCCTGAACATAGAGTAGATGCTGAGGAAGGATTTGTGTTGGATTCGTCGTTTCGGCTCGATGATTCTCCGGTCAGCAACTGGGTGTGA
- the LOC123121925 gene encoding IRK-interacting protein — protein sequence MAMAAAEASDHAAPSRVPLPATRQEVQAAVAKAVELRALHAALRQRAAPPNAGARASASRSPATIRLPPAASPARSRTTVTAAVDEDYPVFTPTYDEEPMAMAAGLNDICHDNRSRSENWGGITLDRGGVGDEAAYSDYDDCINGFSSCNSDFHYASENHLRSRGVNRIHPAFLQSAPLAGRFPASAGRVAEFKVPSSSGGAFRPATIGRDNGGSDAEALRFLGSSNRVPFSSSNQPPPSAHSRAKQRGSQILSWLFAKAKKKAKPETPPPTAAVIERGNMSQLLKEWGLLSLDSLRKELAEANAHRDAAQEDAAEMRSSLGELTTKMMSLEAYCSELKKALRQATDHSGGTDTQSHSRRSSSRSIGASRELPGNGMPVSHEAMVEGFLQIASEARLSVKQLCKALIQQVEEPDNGLSDKLNQLLRPHQLAIAGRHCSKAVLYHLEAIMNQTLYQDFENPSFQRNGAARHLDPGQGRRESFASFVALRNLSWSEVLRKGTRYYSEDLSRFCDQKMSCVVAALSWSWPWPEQLLQCFFVATKCVWLLHLLAFSFAPPLPILRVEDGRAFDQAYMEDILPDRRQVQDPLRVKVMVMPGFYVQDRVLKCKVLTTKQLDQ from the exons ATGGCCATGGCGGCCGCCGAGGCCTCCGACCACGCGGCGCCGTCCAGGGTCCCGCTCCCGGCCACCCGGCAGGAGGTCCAGGCCGCCGTCGCCAAGGCCGTCGAGCTGCGCGCGCTCCACGCCGCCCTCCGCCAGCGCGCCGCACCGCCCAATGCCGGCGCCCGCGCCAGCGCCAGCCGCAGCCCGGCCACCATCCGCCTCCCGCCGGCCGCGTCCCCCGCGCGCTCCCGGACCACGGTCACCGCCGCCGTAGACGAGGACTACCCCGTGTTTACTCCG ACTTACGACGAGGAGCCCATGGCGATGGCGGCTGGACTCAacgacatctgccatgacaatcggAGCCGGTCCGAGAACTGGGGCGGCATCACCTTGGAccgcggcggcgtcggcgacgaggCGGCCTACTCGGACTACGACGACTGCATCAACGGCTTCTCCTCCTGCAACAGCGACTTCCACTACGCCAGCGAGAATCACCTCCGGAGCAGAGGCGTGAACCGGATCCATCCGGCCTTTCTGCAGTCCGCGCCGCTTGCCGGCCGTTTCCCGGCGTCGGCCGGGAGAGTGGCAGAGTTCAAGGTGCCGTCCTCGTCCGGCGGCGCATTCCGGCCGGCGACGATCGGCAGGGACAACGGTGGGAGCGACGCCGAAGCCCTGAGATTCCTCGGCAGCAGCAACAGGGTGCCATTCTCGTCCAGCAACCAGCCCCCGCCATCGGCGCACTCCCGGGCAAAGCAGAGAGGGTCGCAGATCCTCTCATGGCTCTTCGCCAAggcgaagaagaaggcaaagccggagacaccgccgccgaccgccgccgtcaTCGAGCGCGGGAACATGTCACAGCTCCTCAAGGAGTGGGGGCTGCTGTCGCTAGACTCCCTCAGGAAGGAGCTCGCGGAGGCCAACGCGCACCGGGACGCCGCGCAGGAGGACGCCGCCGAGATGAGGTCGTCGCTGGGCGAGCTGACCACCAAGATGATGAGCCTGGAAGCCTACTGCTCGGAGCTCAAGAAGGCCCTGCGGCAAGCGACGGACCACAGCGGCGGCACCGACACGCAGTCCCACTCGCGGCGGTCGTCGTCGAGGTCGATCGGGGCGAGCCGAGAGCTGCCGGGCAACGGCATGCCGGTGAGCCACGAGGCCATGGTGGAAGGGTTCCTGCAGATCGCCTCCGAGGCGCGCCTCTCCGTGAAGCAGCTCTGCAAGGCGCTGATCCAGCAGGTGGAGGAGCCGGACAACGGGCTGTCAGACAAGCTGAACCAGCTGCTCCGGCCGCACCAGCTCGCCATCGCCGGCCGGCACTGCTCCAAGGCCGTGCTGTACCACCTGGAGGCGATCATGAACCAGACTCTCTACCAGGACTTCGAGAACCCGAGCTTCCAGCGGAACGGCGCGGCGAGGCACCTGGACCCGGGGCAGGGCCGGCGGGAGAGCTTCGCGTCCTTCGTGGCGCTGCGCAACCTGAGCTGGAGCGAGGTGCTGCGGAAGGGCACCAGGTACTACAGCGAGGACCTCAGCCGGTTCTGCGACCAGAAGATGAGCTGCGTGGTGGCCGCGCTGAGCTGGTCGTGGCCGTGGCCGGAGCAGCTGCTGCAGTGCTTCTTCGTCGCCACCAAGTGCGTCTGGCTGCTCCACCTGCTCGCCTTCTCCTTCGCGCCGCCGCTGCCCATCCTGCGGGTCGAGGACGGCCGGGCGTTCGACCAGGCGTACATGGAGGACATCCTGCCGGACCGGCGGCAGGTCCAGGATCCGTTGAGGGTGAAGGTCATGGTGATGCCGGGGTTCTATGTCCAAGATCGAGTGCTCAAGTGCAAGGTCCTCACAACAAAACAGCTAGACCAGTAG